The sequence TAGAATAGCCCCCTATCTGAGGCAAGAAGCCTTTTGACAGAATATATAAATGACTTTTCATTTAATTCTCATTAATACTTAAATGTTTCAATATTGCAAAATACAAAATCaactattctattttaaaaaactattttgtcaGTTCAGTTGAAAAATTCAGTAACCAATGACAGACAAAGCAAAATCAGAGTAGAAGAGATTCATCTGAAAGGTAAATTTATTCTTGACTTAAATACAggcatataaatatttacatctatTTCCTAATTGCAAAACTGTAAATGCAAATCGAATGATTTCACTTATTTAGCCTATAGgttaaaatgaaaagagaaggTATCTGAAATGTACATCTAATTTATGGAAAAACTGAATAATAACCCCATCAATTACAATAcgtttttcattgaaaaataataataataaaatagtaacaaCATCCACATCATGTGTCCACCAACCACTCATTAACAaatagacaatatatatatatatatatatatatatatatatatatatatatatatatatatatatatatatatatactttgataTTCAACATAACACAATGTCATATATAATGAGACATTAAAAAGTAACCACAATTAACCTCAAAACTCacagatatttatatttagatggaattacaaaattaatatttgtgtagttATATGCATCATAAGTGTAAAGATGAGATTTTGtactatatgcattttttatgttgtttgtacattcTTGGAAAAATGTGCTGTGCTCATTTATAGATATACATCTACATGCAAATCAAGATTTAATAGTATCACCTCTTATTTCTCAGTCTCTGTGCATGAATGTCACCTGCTTTGTCTTCCGCATATCATGTGTATTATTCAGCTTGGTCACATGGATTATGCTTCAGTTATGACATTACTGCTTCAGCCAGCTGTGAATATATGGTTTATGGGCAAACTTCAAGTCTATTTGCAGAATATAAAGCTACGAGGCTAACACAGGAAAGTAAATGAGCCTTTTTGTGCTCGTGTATGCTATTCATTAGAATATATGCTTGGCAGAATCATGGATTTGAGTCAGTGCTTCAGCATTGTGACAGACAATGAGTCATAGTACAGACTGTGGGTAAATACAGACACTATCATCGCTTCAGTGTTATTTATTGTGAGCTGACTGTAAACGGCTAAGCCTGTTGTCTGCGAGCTGCAAGGCATGAACTGGGTGTCAGCTGGCTTCTGTTTCTATCAGACAGAATGACCTGAACATTTTGTTAAGGTCACTCTGGGATTTCTGTCCCTCCAGATGGATGCATTTTTTATGAAACAGAGGTGCAGAGCACAACAAACAGATTGCATGAATGACGAATGTTTCACAACTTTCCGATTTATCTCCGCAGGTTCTGTAAATTCCCACAAGCTCAAATTTGAGAGGATGTGCATCTGCATAATTTCTTGTTTACAAGGTTATCAACAAGGATTCTACAGAATCTCTTTCACTAAAAATGTCAGAGCatacaaataatgtgttttgtagCTTTATAGCGATCCATTAGCCTGTCATTATTGtacaaatgcaatgcaaatgcaTTTAGCAAAGCCATTTAAAAGCTAGCTGATGGTGCTATAACATATATCATGTGCATGCTGGTTTACAAATCCATTCTGTTCAGATGCCTCTCTCTGGGTGTTGGGTCTGGCAATAGAAAGAACAGTTGATGGTTCCCTGCAGTGTATCAGTGAGAGGAAGGGTGGGTCATCTCTGCAGAGGGCCGCAGGTGGCAGAATGAGTCAAGCTGAACAGAatgcagagggagagagagagagagagagagagagagagaggggctgtGGATGGTTTGCTAGTGCCCTCTGTTGGCTGCAGTGCTGGCAATGACTTTCAGGGATGTGTGAGATCCTTACTATGAAGTGTTTATTTCATTCCTCAGCCAGTAGGGGTCTTACACCATCCTTCTAAACCATACTCTGCCCACAATCATTTCAGCAAACcctctttctctattttttttctgtcactttgtGTTACACACAACACGCCTTCTGCTCCCATGATGTTTTGCCTCTCATTTCTTTGAGGGCATGCAGTCCTATTACATTTGtatttctctctgtctcctcACATACACTTGCTAgcactgtgttttaaaataattccaGGAACCAAGTTCTAGGAACTACATAAGTGTCTTTTGCTAGACTGATTAAAGCAAACTAACGGCAATACATATTCTTATAAATTGAGTCCTTAACAGAATATTCACCCTGATCTGATTTTGACatgttttatcatatttgattTTCATATCTAATATCTAAAGAGATACATAAAATCAAAtccctaaaacaaaaaacatttacgtGAGAAACCACATTGAAGATATTAAGATTCGCTTTCATAGATTGTAGCTtgagtgtattttgtttttttctcagtctACTGGcagattgtttcatttttttaacttgtttgtaCTTATATAAAATTCGACCAGTAGGTTAAACAAATGAATATGCCTACATTTATTCTAGAAGGATACACTGAAGTGATcagaagtgatagtaaagacatttttaatttttctgtttcagattaatgctgttcttctgaactttttatcgttgtataaaaaaagtataaaacagtACAACTgccttcaacattgataaatcagcatattataatgatttctgaagcatcatgtgacactgaagactgatataataactgctgaaaattcaccattgccattgcaggaataaattacattataaaatatattaaaacagaaaacagttattttaaattgtaattaatcacacaatcacaatgttactgtttttaatatttaaataaatgcagccttggtgagcataagacacttacataaaacattaaaagatattCCCAAcctcaaaattttgaacagtagtgcattttctctgaaaaatgtatctatattttataatatacagtatataatctgTACATCTTCTCAATATAGATTATTACTTGTCAGGTAATTAATCTTGGTTGaggatttttagaaatttgtattaaaaataagtcATATAGACAAATGAAAtcccattaaaatattttagcatatatttctgcattctttatattttaatcattagaCCAAAATACTGTGCATCTGCGAGAAGAGACTCTATCAACCATTCTAAGGAGGAAAAGTGTCAGAGTTTGTTCATAGCCAAAATATTCATCATTCAGTAGTGCAAGGTATAAACAACTCTAATTTTACCATTCGGTTATCATGACCTACATCACCAACACCAAATATAGACCACAACTGGCAGagcagagagaaagaatgagaggaGAAGACATGCATGTAAAGGgagtgggaaagagagagaatgtgaaCGACAGAGGAAGAGAGGTTTTTAGTGCACACTGCGGTGGGTGGTGTGACTCTGCATGCCCTTGCTGAGGGCACTGTTGGTGCAGGCTGTCTGTGCGGTGTCTCTCAGATGGGTGCATCTCTTTTAAAATCTGGCACACTTATGTAAGTAGGGTCAGGGGAGGAGGAGTACCACTTGTAATGGGTTTCTGTCCTGCCAAAGGTCAAAGTTCACAGGTCAAAGCTCAAGATACTAATATCTTTCAACAGTCTGATTAGCTAAATGTTGTCATTTAAGGATATAGGGAGAAgggttttaaaaaagtgtgttttctaGTGCAGTTATAGACTGATCATCACAAATAGACAACATCAATTCTAGTATAGAAATATGTGAGAATGTTAATTGTAGACTGTTACATTCAATTTTGAGGTTGTCATTTGGCAGTCTTATATTTAGTGCTTACTCTATCATTCACAATTCACCAAACTCAGTTCCCCAAAGCTACAACTCACTTCTGTAAATGTCAAGACAGTCTTGTTATTGCACACTGACAGTGAAAGTACATGCACATGCAGAATGATAGGCCTGGTTAAGCTTTTATATTTCCTGAAGTGGAGACGTTATAGAACAAGGATTTATAAGACTAAGCCTGTCAAACCTTCCATTGTTAAAAGACTTGATTTTTAGTACGAGACTTTGTTAATTTGTCTCTGCAGTAAAGTTTCATACTGACATACATGTATGTGTATTAATCAAGTTTTATtagtttcacaataaaaaaacagtttgtatTTTGCAAATATGTCTTGATAATCTATCAGCAATTCGGTGTCAAAAAAACAAACGTCCATTGTGTGCAGGTTCAGGAGAGACAGCAGGTGGGATCAGAAACAAAATCTGGATTGTAGATATATAGAGGGAATGATATATGTAGATAAAAAGTATATGGGTATATGACCCACTTGCTTACAGAGTGTTTTGTGTTGCAAAACATCTATCACTCACAGTGGTTTCCAAAAAGATCAAAACAAAGACACTATGAAAACAATGCACAAACACTGCCTACTGTTTCACCCATACTGCATATTCAGCCCAGGGGAAAAGCGGTCAGCATTAATTGaatgaaaaatatgtatatatttagaaaataagtcTATGTTTTGTTCTAGTGTGTcagaaggaaacatcagtttatatttccaaacatttattttgccattaattgtaataatccagtgagatttttgtttgcacaaggagtctgaaaACAGCCAATGCACCACACATAGATCTGACCTTCTTATCAtacagtctgtctggaatgacatgaagaaacagaacaaactgagacagactaaatgcagaagaactgtggcaacgtctccaagatgcttcaagaaatctacctgcaaagctacagtatgGTTAAAAGTtgtaggcacttgtgtaaaaatgctataaaatgaagatgctgttaaaaataatgtcataaatagattttctttatctataaacttatattaactaaattaaatcaacattttgtGTGACCATCCTTTGCATTTAAATCAGCTTTTACCCTAGGTGCACTTACGCataggtaggtttcttgaagcatcttggagatgttggcACAGTTCATCTCAGTTTGTTCTGAGTTTgtacagactggatgatgataagATCAGATTtatgtgtggagcactggctgctatatatgtgtgtgtgtgtgtgtgtgtgtgtgtgtgtgtgtgtgtgtgtgtgtgtgtgtgtgtgtgtgtatgtgtatatatatataatagtgatCCCAAATCAATACAAATTCAGCCTACACCTATCCGGCAGAGaacaaagacataaaaataaaaataaaagaattctgATCTGAACGAAGAGTTTAATCTACCGCTTTATATGGTGATGACAGGAGGCGACTCTAATGCGATGGGTTTACGCTGACAGTCTGCCCTAGTTTAGTCTATGTCATCGGTTTCAGAGTGATACGCTCCATCATGTGGCGCATTTTGACAGATGCACAGAGATCACACCCCAGGCTCGCACGCCCGGATGACCTGGTCTGTCTGAAGTCAAAGCCACAGACGGAGAGAGAAATGCGCATTCTGGGGCAACGATAATTATAGGTTTTTATGAATATAGCCATTCTGTGACCAATACAGAATACGTTTATCAAAACATTagcaacattttgttttacaacatttctttttttttttttttctctgaaacatTAAAAGGCTTGGTAATCTACAATAATTTTGATTGCCATTCTAAGGGCGCTGACAACAATAATCATGTTTGAGAAGTCTCAGCCTGTCAGAACAGAGAGattctatatgtatatgtatatgtagattTACTTGACAGCAAACCAAGGAttgttaaactaaaacaaaataaaatgaattaataaatattttaaaaaataactaaataaaaggtcatttttacttttgctttagcatttttacaatattaaacagtacaaatacgttttgtgtttttaaatacaattttgtttgCTACATGGCAAGGTATCCAATTAACAGATTTTTACTTTTACTacagattttaaacattttttacactcttttgcatttttatttttatttttttttaatacagtatcaCAGCCAGTTATACAGCAGAATCTAATCTCTTACAGAAAAGCACTTGGAATGCATgtaattttgagtgtttttcCTCACCTGTGACTCTCCAAAAGTGATGAACCAAAGCTTAAAACACACTGGCCTAGTTCAGGGAAAGATAAGGAATCCCAAATGCTTCCTTTCTAATTAACGTGTAGCTTTTTATCTCCAGatttaatggcattaataaataaaGCTGTTGCTTTCTGGATGCTTCTATCaagcttttatattttctaaCAAGGTTTCGAATATCAGAATGCATTATATTTGAGTAGGCAGCCCCTCCCCTGCCGTGCCGCACCAACACCATCAAACTGATCTATGAAGAAGAGGAGGTTATTTGACTATGGGAGTATAGTGTATCAATCTGCTGCTAATACTGTGTTAAAAGAGGTGGACAAATTCCAGTACAAGGCATTAAGATTATGTACAGGGGCTATGAGATCTACACCAACTGTAGCCTTGCAGATTGAAATGGGAGAAATGCCTTTAGATCTTAGAAGAattgaagtagttctaaaaactttctgggaaaaatgaaagaaagaaatcaaaagTTTTGGATGGGAAGTGCCTAGAGTGGTAAAAGACATGGAAATTGGTGAAACTCCAATAAGCCTTAGAGTTCCATGGTCAACAATCCCTCTGTTGTTAATGTATCAACCTACGGTGGATATGACATTGTTAAGTGAGGAAAATAAGGAtaagttaaaatcaaatgttcagATAACACATAAGTACATTCAAGAAAATTATTATGGTTAAGTTCAAATATATTCTGATGCATCGAAAATCATGGAAGACAAAGTAGGAGTGCCATTCAGTATCCCAgaatttaatgtcaaaattagtaAAAGAATCACAGATAATTTGTCAGTGTACATTGGTGAAATTATTGCAGTTTTACTGGCATTGCAATGGGTGGAGGAAAACAGGCCAATGCAGACACTCATATGTTCTGATTCGAGTTCATCtctaattacaattaaaacatgtcattcagagagcagagcagatataatgattgagattcttcatacagtatatagtatccAGATGATGGGAATTTATGTAGCTTTCTGTTGGGTACCAGCACATGTGGGAAAAGGAAATGAGTTAGGAGACCAATATGCAAAGGAAGCAACAAAGGAAGAAGACATAGATATGCAGATAAAGTATGGAAAGAgtgaaattatttgtttaatcaaGCAACATGTGAAGAATAGATGGCAGAAATATTGGGAAGAAAGAACAGGGAGATGGTTTTATAGCATTCAAATAATTGTTGGTAACAGAGTAACAGAAAGAAATAGACAGGAGGAAAATATCATCTCAAGGCTTAGATTTGGTTATACTGCTCTTAATAGCAGTTTGAAGAAAATTGGGGACATGAAACTGGAAAATGTGAATATTGTAATATGGAGGAAAATGTAGAGCATGTTATAATGAAGTGTCCAAGATACTGACTGATGGCCTcaaggaaaataaagaaaaacttaatTTGATGATCATTTTGGGTAATAAATCAGGGGATAAAAACTTTCAATGTTTAATGCGTTATTTAAAGGACACAGGATTATATAATAGAATTTATTGAAGACTATGATCCTGATCCACACTCCTAATTAGTAGGTGACGGTAATGCACCTAAAGGTTCTATGCCATCCGCCATTAAACGCcaaggaaaagaagaagaagaggagggaaAGGAGTACGAAGGGGAGGGGTGGCTtgaaactgagagagaaagagagcgagagagagtgagagtgcgcGCACGGCGAAATATGCAGCACCAGTGGCAAGGAAACACACCCGTCAGCTGCGCGCAGAGGGGGGGAAAAGGATAAGCGCGGACAAAGGAAACATGGACGCATCCGAGAAGTATCCGTGCGCGTTTAGAATGGAATTGACAGTTAGGCCAttgtgcaaataaatgtaaaaccttTAATGCTGAAGTGGAAGGCAAGATATTGCAAGCTGACAAGGCGGAGTGCTGTTTGTAATCCGTCTGCGGATCCTATGATCTTGCGATGGCTGTTGCAGGGATATGTGATTGCCTAGACAAAAAAGTGCCTCTTTCTGTTttgctattagtattattttgTGGCCTTGCTCTCGGACAAATACGATATTCCGTGCCAGAGGAATCGGAGAGTGGAACGATTGTAGGTGATATTGCACAGGATTTGGGTTTGGATGTTCGAAAGCTCTCCACCCGAAAGATTAAGGTAACCTCTGACAGCGGCAAAAGGTACGTGGACCATAAGAATGGAAAATTATTGGTAAACGAGAGAATTGACAGAGAGACATTGTGTGATACAAGCGCAGCGTGTGTTTTGAATCTGGAGGTTCTTCTTGAGGACCCAAATGAAGACCATAATGTCGAGGTGGACATAACAGACGTGAATGATAATACGCCGCAGTTTCCCAGAGACGAGTATCAATTGGAGATCACAGAGTCGGCTTTGCCGGGCTCTCGTTTTCCGATAGAACACGCGCAAGATCCGGACATCGGTACCAATTCGGTTCGATTGTACCGGCTCAGCCCAAACGAGCATTTCGCTCTCGATTCCAACAAGCCTTCGTTGAATACTAAGCACATCGAACTCATTCTGAAAAAGCCCTTGGATCGCGAGCTCTCCCCTTACCATCAGTTAATCCTGACAGCGACAGACGGTGGCACACCAGCACGAACAGGTACCGCAAAAATTAACGTTCGCGTCTTGGATTCGAATGACAACAACCCCGTTTTTGACAGCTCAGTATATAAAGTCAAATTGCTTGAAAATTCGCCCAAAGACACTTTGGTTATCAAACTGAAAGCCACAGACCAAGATGAAGGAACAAACGGGGAAGTGCTTTATTCATTCAGCAGTTACACCCCAGACAGGGTCAGGCAGATGTTCAGCATGGACACCAACACTGGAGAAATCAGAGTCAAGAGCAATGTGGACTACGAGGACACTAATTCATATGAAATGTACATCCAGGCCATGGACAAAGGCCCAGCTCCAGTAGCAGCCCATTGCAAAGTGGTGGTGGAGGTTGTGGATGTCAATGACAATGTTCCAGAGATCGTGCTCTCGTCATTGTCCAGTCCAGTGCGTGAAGATGCCCGTGCAGATACCGTGGTGGCCCTGATCAGTGTGACTGACCGGGACTCTGGCCCTAACAAACAGGTTAATCTTGAAATTCAACCTGGTCTTCCTTTCAAAATCAAGTCATTTAGAAATTACTACACCTTGGTAACCTCTGCCTTTCTTGACCGCGAGACCACAGCAGCCTATAATGTCACCCTTAGCGCTACCGATGCCGGCAACCCTCCCCTTTCGTCTCAGAAGACCATTCAGGTGGACGTTGCAGATGTGAACGATAACCCTCCACGCTTTGAGCAGACCTCCTACACTGTGTATGTCATGGAGAACAATGCACCTGGAGCCTCGCTCTGCACCGTCAAAGCTCAGGACGCGGATGTAAATGAAAATGCTCGCATCACCTACACGGTCCTAAACGACAACAATCACGGGATCCCGGTCACCTCCTATGTGTCGGTTAAAGCAGACACAGGTGTTGCCTATGCCCTTCGCTCCTTTGACTACGAGTCATTACGGGAGTTTCACTTCCAGGTTAAAGCTCAGGATGGGGGTATCCCACCACTCAGCCGTGTAGCCACTGTCTACATCTACATAATGGATCAAAACGACCATGCGCCAGAGATTGTGAGTCCTCCAGCCAATGGCACACGCTTAACAGAGACGGTTCAGAAAAACGCAGAGCCAGGAACTTTGATCACAAAGGTAATGGCCTATGATGCAGATGCAGGACAGAATGCATGGGTCGTCTATCTGCTGGACCAGGCCAGCGATCTGGATCTCTTTAAAGTTCACGAACACACAGGAGAAATCCGTACAACGCGGCGCGTCCTTGAAGACAACTCCACCTCTTTCAGTCTAACTGTACTAGTAAGGGACCATGGCGAACCACCACTGTCATCCACCGCTACGATCAACATCGCTGTTATGGAGGTGCCACTAAAAGTCACGCCTGACCCCAAACGAATTATCCGCCCTCACAGCTCTCTCTTGTTTTCCAATGTGACATTGTACCTCATTGTAGCCTTGAGCGCCACCACATTTGTGTTCTTGGTGACAGTGGTTGTGCTGGCTATTGTGCGCTGCCATGCCTACTGCACCCAGCCAGGGTCCTGTTCGCCCTGTTGTGTGTCCCAGAAGGCCCAAGTGGAAGGTGGCTCAGGAGGGGGAGGcggaggtggtggtggtggtggtggtggtggctcTCAACCCAATAACAATGTGGTGCTTAGACGAGACCTCAAGGTTGAGCCTCATTATATTGAGGTCCGGGGTAATGGCTCTCTGACCAAAACCTATTGCTACAAGACCTGTCTGACTGCTACTTCGGGAAGCGACACATTCATGTTCTACAACACGGGCCGACCCATCAGTGGCACCTGGGGCTCCGAGCGCTTTTTTACAGGAGGGAGCGGATTTGTTCGCAGGCTTAGTATGCCAGATGCAGCACTACAGGTGTGTCTCATTAGAAAGTATAtatccgtaaaaaaaaaaaaaactataaaatttacagtaaaaaaaaaaaaaaggatgccaGTGTTTGGGGTTttatataaattctaaataacagtaaatgataagtaaataaataaatgctaaaaagaataatttaatttaatttaaatttaattatttaaataaaatataatcataatttgaTGATTCAAACAAGGAATTTCtgagaatgtttatttattgatatttaccTTAAATTTAGTCATTCTTTCTgagtattttgtatatttaaaccaCAAATTATATggtaattcactttttttttcttttttcaaaaacgattaattttaaaatatttaaccagGAGATGCTGTATGTTAAACCAATTTTCACCATTTATTTACTATAGcattttttatagcatttttgttACACAAATGGTAAATTACTAAACATAAAACCCTAAAATGTTCTCATGCTAGAGAACTAGATATACTGGAAACCAGAATTGAGCTTTAGCTCAATGTAGTGCTACTCTGGTTTCCAGTATGTTTTAGTGTAAAAGGTAATTTGGTCAGACCAAGAGTTGCAATAAAGCTCTGTGCCCACGTGTCAGAAGCTTTTGACCTCATCATCTCCTGTTGTACTGTGAGGTTATCTAGTGCAGCTTTACAGTGCTTTGCTTCACCCTGCATTAGTGTCAAACATCAAGACTTTCTAGAGTAGCACATTGCATTCATGATGATTTAGGCGTTTGCTCCCACATCTGAAGCTGTCATCACATTTTCAGGATTATTTCCTTCATCCCACTCCCATGTCACTGTGTTTACTCAAAGATTGTATTTGaatttgaacattattttgtgtacacTTAATTACACTGAAGTATGTTTTGGGTGCCACATAGactattttgtgaaaaaaaaataatactcctCAAAGATAATGCAGATAggatacattttagtatattgcATGTGCAATGCATTTGCTGTCATAGATGCTCAgttgatgtgtttttgtcagtGTAATTGGCGTGAATTCATGTTCACTCTGTCAGCCACGGATTcgtgaaatgtgttttaattagCCAGAACATGATCCAAAGGCTGTGCAGCCTTGATCGCTGGCTCATGGGAGGAGATGTTGCAGAtggtttaaaaaagacaaaaatagtctAAAAATGTCTACAGTACAAGGATAACTAGAGTTTGCAGAGATGCGCTTGACAGCCTCAGATGTGTTGCGAGAGGCACTGCAGCACATTCGACACTGCAGAGGATTTAGGAGCAGAGGCCGTCTGTCCAAGATAAGAGAGCAGGCAATGAAATTAACCTCCAGCCTTTGATTCTCAAGCCCTGCAAATTACATTGTGTGAGTGAAGCGAAGTCTCtttgcacactctctctctccactgaATTCACCTGATTAAAGAATGTTATTTACTCAAATTATCTGGGCCATTCTCTAATGCCTCATCCTATCGCATATTACCcaacctagtttttttttttttactagggcaAATATAAAAGAGTGCCAACTACGTGCGTGTGCTCTCCCTCTGTTCAAGgccatttaattaatttactgtgAATTGCTGGAGGAACAGATGACCATCTTATGTTTGAGGCTTGCAAGGTGAATGGTCATCTTGTGACCAGTGCTCAGATAGAGTTGCTTTAGTTGAGAGCAGAAAATGCTGAAGTATCATATTACATGAGGTCAGCTGGTATCCCAGGATGATATCATTCCCGTACCATGGGGACTGAGGAGATGGATGCTGGGAGAAGAGAAAGATGTTTAGGGACTTGATGTTGAGCAGAAAGGgcaaagtcatttaaaaatgtgtggtAATGGCTATAGTGATGCACAGATATAAAAATGTTGGCTGATaccaaatatgcatttatttcagtgttatgGCTGATAAGTGCTAAatgactgatattaaaattatgattctataataataaaataaaagcaccaCAATCAGTCATTTTCAAAGTTATGAGGTGAATTAATTCATCACAgaattacaattgaaaatatagAAAGCGCATATTCAGTCAagaatacatttacagtttttttaagattaatttgaATGAGCATTAGATTATGCATGACAAAGACTATCCacactgtaaaattaattttcaaagttgtaaatgaataataaagattattggaatatatttcacaagaaaataccattCAAATCTTTCTACCTTAAAATTtcttgtttaattcagtgtgttcttgccattactttgaaacaattttcactcaaaaataaaatttgttagtaaattttaattaactaattacaaagtaaatctttttttgtggtttaaatgtaaaaacatactgaaaaaatGCTGATATATTAAAATCACTAATATCAGTCATTAACCATATGGTACCATATATCGTGCATCCCTTATGTAATGTTGTGTATGTTATTAGGTGAATGTCAAGTGTCCTTCATGTGTTTTATTAGGAAAAACACTCTCTCCACACATACAAGTTTTATACCAGTGAGTCATGGGCCATGGCATAGTGCCAATAATCGTCCTTGTAGTTTTGATCTCCTTTAGCTGTGGTTCATATTAAAATgcaagacagaaacacacacagaacagcatGATTTATTGATGAGAATGTATCTAACCCTCTTCTGTCATTCCACCTTTTCTTTCCCTCTATCTCtcctcatctttctctctctttctctccttctccaGCCCAAAGGACCAAATGCTGACTGGCGTTACTCTGCGTCGTTGAGGGCAGGAGTGCAGAGGTAAGCACTTTTGCTGTTAATAATGTCCTGAAAGAGTTACAGTCCTCTCTGAACGAATATGGAAAACATCTCTTCTCTGTTTGCTGTAGCTAAATAAGAATTA is a genomic window of Cyprinus carpio isolate SPL01 chromosome B10, ASM1834038v1, whole genome shotgun sequence containing:
- the LOC109098989 gene encoding protocadherin alpha-C2-like isoform X1, which translates into the protein MAVAGICDCLDKKVPLSVLLLVLFCGLALGQIRYSVPEESESGTIVGDIAQDLGLDVRKLSTRKIKVTSDSGKRYVDHKNGKLLVNERIDRETLCDTSAACVLNLEVLLEDPNEDHNVEVDITDVNDNTPQFPRDEYQLEITESALPGSRFPIEHAQDPDIGTNSVRLYRLSPNEHFALDSNKPSLNTKHIELILKKPLDRELSPYHQLILTATDGGTPARTGTAKINVRVLDSNDNNPVFDSSVYKVKLLENSPKDTLVIKLKATDQDEGTNGEVLYSFSSYTPDRVRQMFSMDTNTGEIRVKSNVDYEDTNSYEMYIQAMDKGPAPVAAHCKVVVEVVDVNDNVPEIVLSSLSSPVREDARADTVVALISVTDRDSGPNKQVNLEIQPGLPFKIKSFRNYYTLVTSAFLDRETTAAYNVTLSATDAGNPPLSSQKTIQVDVADVNDNPPRFEQTSYTVYVMENNAPGASLCTVKAQDADVNENARITYTVLNDNNHGIPVTSYVSVKADTGVAYALRSFDYESLREFHFQVKAQDGGIPPLSRVATVYIYIMDQNDHAPEIVSPPANGTRLTETVQKNAEPGTLITKVMAYDADAGQNAWVVYLLDQASDLDLFKVHEHTGEIRTTRRVLEDNSTSFSLTVLVRDHGEPPLSSTATINIAVMEVPLKVTPDPKRIIRPHSSLLFSNVTLYLIVALSATTFVFLVTVVVLAIVRCHAYCTQPGSCSPCCVSQKAQVEGGSGGGGGGGGGGGGGGSQPNNNVVLRRDLKVEPHYIEVRGNGSLTKTYCYKTCLTATSGSDTFMFYNTGRPISGTWGSERFFTGGSGFVRRLSMPDAALQPKGPNADWRYSASLRAGVQSSVHMEEASAVMQGAQGMLVQNWPTVSSAADGEGEGQLSPPVGAGINSNSWSFRYGAGPGYGPPQALKPGEIPPEAFIIPGAPAIISIRQDPGAVDDKGEFITFGKKEESKKKKKKKKEKKDKKDKGKDDGEE